One Deltaproteobacteria bacterium DNA segment encodes these proteins:
- a CDS encoding right-handed parallel beta-helix repeat-containing protein, which translates to MRFLHATFFFIITYFLILPVAGAWGIYHSGSITLSTTCTSFNPVNTTVFAEGLAGPGGDGSYFNPYGSLAEVIDRLAQNPIVDTVCLKGTFTEALSLPYDIQTTSLAVLGYQGGATIDANGASYALSSSAYSNLQNLTIRALTLQGFSYAGVSIHDLDTLVADTITIDASGASYGIYLYGVEEVTLKKITLAHSSYAAISGQDLGKFSIATSSLSDVGHYAVTLNYTDEATVQTSQFAGYDYTGLDLEADSVTLNRNTLSGSGHYHGLKIHGATSTLITNNFVLDHTVSGVDVGEAEGSVYLFNNSFSNNKVAAKLNGGGPHALYPIAYNNIFYSNDSQSAYDENAFHANTEASEESNFLLSTLSSPTDNPDLLLTSDYNLFYGAVTVDNASPITFSTWQTWGYDAHSLTGNPLFASTSNLHIKNGSPAIDKGLNLSLWVPQDIDGQSRTTLLDIGADEKGKSPSTFKFIVGGSAFAKTFD; encoded by the coding sequence ATGCGGTTTTTACATGCTACATTCTTTTTTATCATTACCTATTTTTTGATTTTGCCGGTGGCCGGGGCTTGGGGTATTTATCATTCAGGTTCTATTACCCTCAGCACTACTTGCACCTCGTTTAACCCCGTCAACACAACGGTGTTTGCGGAAGGCCTTGCTGGGCCAGGTGGCGATGGTAGTTATTTCAACCCCTATGGTAGTTTGGCCGAAGTCATCGATCGTTTGGCGCAAAACCCCATCGTTGATACAGTTTGCCTAAAAGGTACTTTTACCGAGGCCTTGTCATTACCCTATGACATTCAAACCACGAGTTTAGCGGTTTTGGGCTACCAAGGTGGGGCAACGATTGATGCCAATGGTGCAAGTTATGCCCTGTCGAGTTCGGCTTATTCTAATTTACAAAATTTAACCATCCGCGCTTTGACCTTACAGGGTTTTTCTTATGCGGGTGTTTCTATTCACGATTTAGATACGTTGGTTGCGGATACTATTACCATCGATGCAAGCGGTGCCTCTTATGGGATCTACCTTTATGGAGTTGAAGAGGTTACCCTCAAAAAAATCACCCTTGCCCATTCAAGCTATGCCGCTATTTCAGGCCAGGATTTAGGAAAATTTTCAATTGCGACGAGTTCATTGTCTGATGTTGGCCATTATGCGGTTACTTTAAATTATACCGATGAGGCCACGGTGCAAACGAGCCAATTTGCAGGTTATGATTACACAGGCCTTGATCTTGAAGCAGACAGTGTAACCTTAAATCGCAATACCTTATCCGGGTCAGGTCATTATCATGGGCTTAAAATTCATGGTGCCACGTCTACTTTGATCACCAACAATTTTGTATTAGATCACACGGTTTCTGGGGTTGATGTGGGCGAGGCAGAAGGTTCGGTTTATCTATTTAACAACAGTTTTTCTAACAACAAGGTTGCGGCAAAATTAAATGGTGGGGGCCCTCACGCCCTTTATCCCATTGCTTATAACAATATTTTTTATTCCAACGATTCTCAAAGTGCTTATGATGAGAATGCCTTTCATGCCAACACCGAAGCCAGTGAAGAGAGCAATTTTCTTTTATCCACATTGTCTTCCCCCACCGATAATCCTGATTTACTTCTTACCTCCGATTACAATCTCTTTTATGGTGCAGTTACCGTCGATAATGCCAGTCCCATTACTTTTAGTACTTGGCAGACCTGGGGTTATGATGCCCACTCTTTAACCGGCAACCCCTTGTTTGCTTCAACCTCAAATCTTCATATCAAGAATGGTTCCCCCGCCATTGACAAGGGCCTTAATTTGAGCCTTTGGGTGCCTCAAGATATCGATGGCCAAAGCCGCACCACCCTCTTGGATATTGGGGCTGATGAAAAGGGGAAGTCCCCTTCAACCTTTAAGTTTATAGTGGGTGGCTCTGCCTTTGCCAAAACGTTCGATTAA
- a CDS encoding DUF4442 domain-containing protein: MANLRQTLELWGFAIRKIPLLFILRPRIVEINAKRCEVVIPHNFLTRNHLGSMYFGALAIGADCAGGLFAVAAIKASQKNVVFIFKDFTAEFLKRPESDVHFICEDGTKIKQAVAKAIKTKERVNVTTKILAFAPKTSGEAPVAKFDLTVSLKLK; the protein is encoded by the coding sequence ATGGCCAATTTAAGACAAACCTTAGAACTCTGGGGGTTTGCGATACGTAAAATCCCGCTGCTTTTTATTTTAAGGCCGCGCATTGTAGAGATCAACGCTAAGCGTTGCGAAGTGGTCATCCCCCATAATTTTTTAACCCGCAATCATTTGGGTTCTATGTACTTCGGCGCGCTTGCGATTGGCGCTGATTGCGCGGGCGGCTTGTTTGCAGTAGCGGCCATTAAGGCCAGCCAAAAAAACGTGGTTTTTATTTTTAAAGATTTCACGGCTGAGTTTTTGAAAAGGCCCGAAAGCGATGTTCACTTTATTTGCGAAGACGGAACCAAAATAAAACAAGCCGTGGCCAAGGCCATCAAAACCAAAGAGCGCGTGAATGTCACCACCAAGATTTTAGCCTTTGCCCCCAAAACCAGTGGCGAGGCCCCGGTCGCCAAATTTGATCTCACCGTATCGCTTAAGTTGAAATAG
- a CDS encoding agmatine deiminase family protein, translated as MPNQSLTFHMPAEWEPHKATWLAWPFNIETWPEKYLAEVQDIWWQMIQHLSLGEEVHVLANDRSLVDSTLLSLRASAKQSQIHFHQILTNDAWIRDYGPIFVQGPHGKTILDFGFNRWGGKYPDWQLDNQVPSQVSSLLGLPRVDGQMILEGGSIEVNGKGFLLTTEQCLLNPNRNPQLSKAAIETRLKNFFGANTIGWLPAGIAGDDTDGHIDDLARFVNASTIIAVAEEDPSDENYKILQENLRVLKSLRDVNGKPFEIVTLPMPAPIEDPFVKGRLPASYANFYIGNAVVLAPIFNDKNDERVLTTLRKFFPTREVIGINCSKVVVGLGAFHCVTQQEPI; from the coding sequence ATGCCGAATCAATCTCTAACTTTTCATATGCCCGCCGAGTGGGAACCACATAAAGCCACCTGGCTCGCCTGGCCTTTTAATATCGAAACTTGGCCAGAAAAATATTTAGCCGAGGTGCAAGATATTTGGTGGCAAATGATCCAGCATTTAAGTTTGGGTGAAGAGGTTCATGTTTTGGCAAATGATCGTTCTCTCGTGGACAGCACACTTCTGTCATTGCGAGCGTCCGCGAAGCAATCTCAAATTCATTTTCATCAAATTCTCACCAACGATGCCTGGATCCGCGACTACGGGCCCATTTTTGTGCAAGGTCCCCACGGCAAAACAATTTTAGATTTTGGTTTTAATCGCTGGGGCGGTAAATACCCCGATTGGCAATTAGACAACCAGGTTCCAAGCCAAGTATCATCTTTATTAGGTTTGCCAAGGGTCGATGGCCAAATGATTTTAGAAGGTGGGTCGATTGAAGTGAATGGTAAAGGGTTTTTGCTCACCACCGAACAATGTTTGCTCAACCCCAACCGTAACCCTCAATTAAGCAAAGCAGCAATTGAAACTCGGTTAAAGAATTTTTTTGGAGCAAATACTATTGGTTGGTTGCCTGCGGGCATTGCAGGTGACGATACCGATGGGCACATCGATGACCTGGCACGGTTTGTTAATGCCAGCACTATTATAGCCGTGGCAGAAGAAGACCCTAGCGATGAAAATTATAAAATCTTACAAGAAAATTTGCGGGTATTAAAATCTTTGCGAGATGTAAACGGTAAACCCTTTGAAATTGTAACCTTGCCCATGCCCGCTCCGATCGAAGATCCCTTTGTGAAGGGTAGGTTGCCTGCGAGTTATGCTAATTTTTACATTGGCAATGCAGTGGTGTTGGCACCAATCTTCAATGATAAAAATGATGAAAGGGTTTTAACAACGTTACGCAAGTTTTTTCCCACCCGCGAAGTGATAGGAATCAATTGCTCAAAAGTTGTGGTTGGGTTAGGGGCCTTTCATTGCGTCACTCAACAGGAGCCTATTTAG
- a CDS encoding carbon-nitrogen hydrolase, whose translation MVANKEITRVGLIQMSCSPKPKENLDKAMSLLTQAVEKGAKVISLPELFATQYFCQKEEQRNFEFAETIPGPTTQALSAFAVQHKVVVIAPLFEKRGKGVYHNSAVVLGPDGKILSHYRKMHIPDDPLFYEKYYFAGGDLGFLAVATPVAKLGVLICWDQWFPEGARLTALKGADILFYPTAIGWISEDDKPTQIAQHEAWETMQRSHAIANGVFVVAVNRVGKEGEIQFWGSSFVADPIGRVIKRAYADKEEVLVVDCDLSLIEHTRQQWPFLRDRRVDAYEGLTARYLDK comes from the coding sequence ATGGTGGCAAATAAAGAAATAACGCGGGTTGGGTTGATTCAAATGAGTTGCAGCCCCAAACCCAAAGAAAATTTAGACAAAGCCATGAGCCTATTAACCCAAGCCGTTGAAAAGGGGGCCAAGGTGATAAGTCTACCCGAATTATTTGCTACCCAATATTTTTGTCAAAAAGAAGAACAGCGGAATTTTGAATTTGCCGAAACAATCCCAGGGCCTACAACTCAAGCTTTAAGCGCGTTTGCGGTTCAACATAAGGTGGTAGTGATAGCGCCGCTTTTTGAAAAACGAGGCAAAGGGGTTTATCATAATAGTGCGGTGGTTTTAGGGCCCGATGGTAAAATTTTGTCGCATTATCGCAAAATGCATATCCCCGACGACCCCCTCTTTTATGAAAAATACTATTTTGCCGGGGGCGATTTGGGTTTTTTGGCCGTGGCTACACCGGTTGCCAAATTGGGGGTGCTCATTTGTTGGGACCAATGGTTTCCCGAGGGGGCGAGGCTAACCGCTTTAAAAGGGGCTGATATTCTATTTTATCCCACGGCTATTGGTTGGATTTCGGAAGATGACAAACCCACCCAGATCGCTCAACACGAGGCCTGGGAGACCATGCAGCGTTCTCACGCCATTGCCAATGGGGTGTTTGTGGTGGCCGTTAATCGGGTGGGGAAAGAAGGTGAAATTCAGTTTTGGGGTTCTTCGTTTGTGGCCGATCCCATAGGTCGCGTGATCAAACGGGCCTATGCCGACAAAGAAGAAGTGTTAGTGGTCGATTGCGATTTAAGTTTGATCGAACATACTCGCCAACAATGGCCGTTTCTGCGGGATCGGCGGGTAGATGCTTATGAAGGCTTAACCGCGCGTTATCTGGATAAATAA